CAGACACAATTTTATAAATCTGCAGACATGCGTGGTTGGTGTCACTAGAAAATGCTGCTAACGTTGTTCCAATTTTGATAATACTAATGTTACCGAAACTTGTTATCATCATGGTTTTGAATCTTTTACGGCTGCATTAGTTTTTTAGCTTTTGTTCCTACCGAGTATTCTTTGCAGTTACTAAAGTTTTAGCTTCTCTCCCCTTCTGTGTCTTGTTATGATCAGCAGATGAAAGGCTAAATGATATTGTTGGAAGTGCCTTTATGTGGCACCAGAAGTTCTCCATAGATCTTACAGCGTGGAAGCTGATACTTGGAGTATTGGTGTCATTACCTACATTTTGCTATGTGGAAGAAGACCTTTTTGGGCACGTACAGAGTCCGGAATATTTCGTTCAGTTTTGAGAGCTGACCCAAATTTTGAGGACATGCCGTGGCCATCTATCTCACCTCATGCCAaggaccgaattaaccgattagcTGACCGAATCAACAAGTTTTGAGAGCTGATCCCAGATATTTCGGTGACCGAATTAATCGATTACCTTTAAAAAATCTTGCTCACCCTAATCTTAGAACACAATTCATGCTTCTTGAGCCTGGTGACCAAGGGCGGAGCTTATTAAGCCCACACTGGGCCAAAAAAAATTACTACTATTTATAAATTTGGGCCAAAAAATTAATAGTATTTATAAAAATGAGTGGGCCAAGCAGCCCACACTGAGCCAAAAAAATTACTACTATTTATAAATATgggccaaaaaaattaatagtatttataaaaatgagtgggccaattttttttaaaagccctCTAAACTTATTTGGGTCAAAGCATAAGGAGACTAGATTATGTGGAACGGTGACAAATCTGTGTAAAATCGTGAGGTGCGAAAGGAGggttttctctctttttttagcATTAAGCTAACGGGATTGCTGATTGGATTTTCACAGTTGGTATCTTCTGCCTTTAAAAGATGCCGCCAGTTGCCAGTGCCCAGTTGGATTATATTTGCAGATTATCTGTTTTCCTCAAGCCCTAACCTCTTTCAATTCGAATCTCTAGGGGCAAAGACTGAAGAGGGCTTCAATAATTGATTAACTTTAATTACGTGGAGTGAGGTATAAATtcataacttttaattttatgcttttattttcattttattttcttgtaatttCAAAAGTGGTGtttgttattttaatatttgttcGATGTTGTTTTCCCATATTTAGTGTGTTATATTTGTTCCTAATTTGCGCCTGTAATacttttatgtaatttattgatTGTTATTTAATACCGTGGTGAtagatattgattatgatttatatgttgATAGCTTTGTAATTGTTTCAACATTGTATTTTCCCATCATCTTGGCACATTTTGTGAAGTATTAAACTAGAAAAAcattacataaaaaatataacaacttttaaaaaaaatcaatgcgagttgttttataaatatatatataaagctaaacatatttttttttatcaggaAATCAATATTTACAATGCatagattttttaaaagaaaagatcCAGAACCAGAAGTACAAAGCATTGGAGATGTTAGGGTTGAAGAATTTGATTTCTCACAACTACCGGCAGATCCTGGACTTAGGACTCCAATTTGTGAATATAATGTTAATATTAGGGATCAAGTTCGAAGGGCATATTTGCAAAAAGGTCCATGTCAACCTTCAGGCTATGAATTTCCAAAAAGAAAATTTGGAGTAAGCCAATGTAGACGGTTCAATCCTTCATGGTTTAATGAATTTGGTGATTGGTTGGAGTATAGTGTAGAAAAAGATGCCGCATATTGTTTGTATTGTTATCTCTTCAAGACAGCTAAGGGAAAACAAGCGGGAGGGGAGTCTTTTGTTAATGAAGGATTCACAAATTGGAAGTGTAAAGATAGGTTAAATATTCATGTTGGCCAGCATGACAGCGAACATCATAAAGCTCGAATGAATTGTGAAACTTTGATGAATCAAGATGAGCACATTCAATCAGTTTTGCACAAACAGTCAAAGCAAATGCGGAATGATTATCGTATCCGTCTCAATGCTTCAATTGATTGTATTAGAGTTTTGTTGCGACAAGGACATTCATTTCGAGGTCATGATGAAACTGAAAGTTCTCTTAATCCAGGTAACTTTCTTATCCAATTAGAATTTTTAGGTGCTCATAATAAAGAGATTAATGATGTGATATTGAAAAATGCTCCTAAAAATTGCAAGTTGACATCACCTGATATTCAGAAGGACATAGTGAGTGCTTGTGCCACTGAAACGATTAATGTTATTATCAGAGATGTTGGTGATTCATTGTTCTCTATTTTAGTTGATGAATCTTGTGATGTTTCAACAAAGGAGCAAATGTCAGTTGTTATCCGTTATGTGGATAGTAGTGGACATGTAAATGAACGCTTTATCGGGATTGAACATGTTACCAGTACTACATCACGCTCACTTAAAGCTGCTATTGATAAGATGTTTTCCAGATATAATTTGAGCATGTCTAAGTTGAGAGGACAAGGTTTTGATGGAGCAAGTAATATGCAGGGTAAATTTAATGGTTTAAAAGCACTCATTTTAAAGGAGAACCCATGTGCATTTTACATACATTGTTTTGCCCATCAGCTTCAACTAGCTCTTATAGCTGTGGCCAAGAAAAATCTTCCGATTTCTAATTTCTTTCGTGTTGTTGGTGATGTGTTAAATGTTGTTGGAGCATCTTGCAAACGTTCTGATCTTCTACGAGAGAAACATTCAGATTTTATTGTCGAGGCATTGGAGAGGGGTGAGATTTCAAGTGGCCGGGGACTTAATCAAGAAACTACCCTTCAACGTGCTGGGGATACACGTTGGGGGTCACATTACAATTCTTTGATAAGCTTGATTTCCATGTTCTCTGCTGTCATTGATGTGCTTGAAATAATTTCAGAAGATGATTCCAGTTCTCCTGATCAAAAAACTGAAGCATTTAACTTATTGGAGTCAGtacttttatttgattttgcaTTCAATCTACACTTGATGAAACATGTCTTAGGAATTTCGAGTGAATTGTCGACAGCCTTGCAAAAAAAAGATCAGGATATTGTGAATGCAATGGATTTGGTACAAATATGCAAACAACGACTCCAAAAAATGAGAGATGATGGTTGggattcatttttagaaaaGGTTCACCGGTTTTGTGAGCAACATTACATTGATGTTCTCAAAATGGATGATATGTTCACACGTTGGGCACCACGTGGTCGTCCCCATCGTAATCCACCAGAAGTGACAAATTTGCATCATTATCGTGTGGATTTATTCTATGGTGTTATCGACATGCAACTTCAAGAGTTAAATGATCGTTTCTCAGAGGCAGGTACAAAGTTACTCCTTTGTGTAGCTTGTTTGTGTCCACAAAACTTGTTTTATGCTTTTGACAAGAAAAAATTGATGCAACTAGCTGAATTTTATCCAcaagatttttcaagatttgatCTCCCCACACTTGATGATCAACTTGAAACTTATATATGTGATATGCGTTCTAACAAAGCATTTCAAGGGTTGAAAGGACTTGGTGATCTTTCAGAGAAGTTAGTTATGTCAAAGAAAAATATGGTGTACCCATTGGTTTATAAGCTTTTGACATTGGCATTAATTCTACCGGTTGCAACGGCGACAGTAGAGAGGGTGTTTTCTGCCATGAGAATTGTGAAAGACAGGTTGCGCAATCGAATGAGTGATGATTGGATGAATGATAGTCTCATTGTCTATGTAAAGAAAGATATATTTCTAACCGTTGATAATGAATCTATTGTACAAAGGTTTCAAAATATGAAGACTCGAAAAGAACAATTGTAAGGTAGTTATTTTGTgatgttttatgattaaaagattttttttgttttattacttATAGCATATCATAGCCTACACTGAATCAAAATTCTAGCTCCGCCCCTGCTGGTGACGACGAGCATGTCTCTCTTGACAACTTCAGAAAGGTGGATCTTAATTTCTTCTGGTGTTCTTACCCCCATCCCATGTGAAATTCACTGAAGGTCTCTATCGTGTACACATGGTGATGATAGTGTCACTCGAATTTTCAGGGGATTGCATGCAATGCCGGCACTGATGCTATGGAGCCATGCAGGTGTCTAGGGTCGCAGATATTCTACATATGGTCAGGCCTC
This DNA window, taken from Primulina huaijiensis isolate GDHJ02 unplaced genomic scaffold, ASM1229523v2 scaffold5913, whole genome shotgun sequence, encodes the following:
- the LOC140970376 gene encoding uncharacterized protein encodes the protein MHRFFKRKDPEPEVQSIGDVRVEEFDFSQLPADPGLRTPICEYNVNIRDQVRRAYLQKGPCQPSGYEFPKRKFGVSQCRRFNPSWFNEFGDWLEYSVEKDAAYCLYCYLFKTAKGKQAGGESFVNEGFTNWKCKDRLNIHVGQHDSEHHKARMNCETLMNQDEHIQSVLHKQSKQMRNDYRIRLNASIDCIRVLLRQGHSFRGHDETESSLNPGNFLIQLEFLGAHNKEINDVILKNAPKNCKLTSPDIQKDIVSACATETINVIIRDVGDSLFSILVDESCDVSTKEQMSVVIRYVDSSGHVNERFIGIEHVTSTTSRSLKAAIDKMFSRYNLSMSKLRGQGFDGASNMQGKFNGLKALILKENPCAFYIHCFAHQLQLALIAVAKKNLPISNFFRVVGDVLNVVGASCKRSDLLREKHSDFIVEALERGEISSGRGLNQETTLQRAGDTRWGSHYNSLISLISMFSAVIDVLEIISEDDSSSPDQKTEAFNLLESVLLFDFAFNLHLMKHVLGISSELSTALQKKDQDIVNAMDLVQICKQRLQKMRDDGWDSFLEKVHRFCEQHYIDVLKMDDMFTRWAPRGRPHRNPPEVTNLHHYRVDLFYGVIDMQLQELNDRFSEAGTKLLLCVACLCPQNLFYAFDKKKLMQLAEFYPQDFSRFDLPTLDDQLETYICDMRSNKAFQGLKGLGDLSEKLVMSKKNMVYPLVYKLLTLALILPVATATVERVFSAMRIVKDRLRNRMSDDWMNDSLIVYVKKDIFLTVDNESIVQRFQNMKTRKEQL